Below is a genomic region from Paludicola sp. MB14-C6.
CACCTGCAAACAGCCCGCTTGTTTCGGCTATAATTGCATTGGCTTTATTTTTGCCACTCGTTCCGTATTTCTCAGTAGCTTCTTTTACAAACTCATCCTGTTCTGACATTAAGTATGTATTTGACACCTGGAATATTTCACAAATCTTATTTGTAATTTGAGCAGTTTGAGGGTAACGTTCTCCTGCTTCATAGTATTGTACTGTTCTAGTTGTCACACCCAATGCTTTTGCTAGTTCCGTTTGTAACATTTTAGCACTCTTTCTTAACTGTTTTAATTTTTCTGAAAACATCATTGTTATGACTCCTTGCTGTGAAATATAATTCGTCTTTTATATTGACAACGAACGAATATTCGTATATAATTCATAATACACTATAATATGAATTTGTGTTCGTTATTATTATACTTGTGTTCGTTTAATTTGTCAAGGAGTGTTCTGATGGAAAGAATTATTCTTCACGCCGATCTTAACAATTGTTACGCCTCAATTGAGTGTATGCTAAACCCTGCACTAAAAGGAAAAGCTGTTGCTGTCTGTGGCTCACAAGAAGACAGGCATGGTATTGTATTAGCTAAGAATGAATTAGCAAAGAGTTATGGCGTTAAAACAGGAGAAGTAATATGGCAAGCTAAACAGAAGTGCCCAGACTTAACAATTGTGCCACCACACTATTCTGAATATCTTTATTACTCTAGAAAAGTACGAGAAATATATTATCGCTATACTGATATGATAGAGCCATACGGAATAGATGAATGTTGGCTTGATGTAACAGGTAGTACCATGTTATTCGGTAGTGGATATGATATTGCATATCAAATTAAGGAAACGGTTAAATCTGAATTAGGTTTAACCGTATCTGTAGGTGTGTCATTTAATAAGATATTTGCTAAGCTTGGTAGTGATATGAAAAAGCCTGATGCTGTTACTGTAATTGAGAAAGATTCTTTTAAAGAAAAGATATGGGGGTTACCTGCTTGTGAAATGATATTCGTAGGAAGGTCCACCACTTTAAAATTAAAAAAGTATGGTATTAACACTTTAGGTGATTTAGCACAATCTGATCCAGAGTTCTTGAAATTTGTACTTGGCAAGAATGGATATGACCTATGGATTGCTGCTAACGGGTTAGATGTCTCTAGGGTTATGCATACCGATTATCGTGCACCCATTAAAAGTGTAGGGCATGGTATTACTTGTAATGCTGATTTAGAAAATGAAGATGAGGTATGGCAAATATTCTTAGAGTTAGCTGAGGATGTAGGTAAACGATTAAGAGATAATCATCTTGCTGCAAGTGGCGTTCAAATAAGTGTGAAAGATGAAAACCTATATGTAAAACAGTTTCAAGCTCCGCTGCCTTGTTATACGCAAAACTTCCTAGAGTTAGCACA
It encodes:
- a CDS encoding helix-turn-helix domain-containing protein; translated protein: MMFSEKLKQLRKSAKMLQTELAKALGVTTRTVQYYEAGERYPQTAQITNKICEIFQVSNTYLMSEQDEFVKEATEKYGTSGKNKANAIIAETSGLFAGGELDEEDRDLFFKAITDIYFQSKERAKKYASK
- a CDS encoding DNA polymerase Y family protein; translated protein: MERIILHADLNNCYASIECMLNPALKGKAVAVCGSQEDRHGIVLAKNELAKSYGVKTGEVIWQAKQKCPDLTIVPPHYSEYLYYSRKVREIYYRYTDMIEPYGIDECWLDVTGSTMLFGSGYDIAYQIKETVKSELGLTVSVGVSFNKIFAKLGSDMKKPDAVTVIEKDSFKEKIWGLPACEMIFVGRSTTLKLKKYGINTLGDLAQSDPEFLKFVLGKNGYDLWIAANGLDVSRVMHTDYRAPIKSVGHGITCNADLENEDEVWQIFLELAEDVGKRLRDNHLAASGVQISVKDENLYVKQFQAPLPCYTQNFLELAQAAIKLFKQNYNWNYNVRAITIRAINLVSDGCPQQYGFFFSPKKHINGERIDRAVDGIRNRYGKSAVTVATLLMDMKVARDRTPAMMPSSMYR